Within Oceanicoccus sp. KOV_DT_Chl, the genomic segment GAGAAAGCGCGGCATTTTACAGCAACAAACAATGCAGGTAAATTCAAACCCTGCGCAGAGTGCTGTTATCGGTGTGATCAAATTCCCGACCATAAATATCTAAAAACGTGGTTTGCGAGTATTCCATAGCATCACCGTTCACCGATAACTGCATTTTAAACCCCTTGGTTTTTGCGTTATCGCGCATGAAAGGCGACTGTGCCACGCCCCAATCACTGCCCTCTGCGGATTCCACCGTCAAGGTAGCGGTCTCCCCATCAACATCGGCAATACCACCCGCAACTAAACTTACCCCGCGCGGTATTGATAAGGTAAACATGACGCGCTGATCGTCCGCATCCCAGATCCAATAGCCGATTTGATCGTGAAATTGCTGACCATCACTCACACGAAAAACTTTTTGGTGATAGCGCAATACCGCCAACCTCTGTTTTTCAGCATTAGTGGCACCGCCTGCCACTTCAATCAATAACTCCTCATAATAGGGGTTGGCTTCCTTCGAACCATCTGACTCAGGGGCGATATCCATACCTTTATCCCCTTTCCACAATCCTACCAATCCAGCCAAGGGACCAAAATCCACACTATTGATTATCGTACTCGACACAGTCATTCCTCCTTACTTTTGTCGTGACTGTTAATTTAACCCAGCAGCCATCAAAAAACGAAATAAATGCCGCAGTGACTGGCTTAATTATCGCTATCATCGCGCAGCCAAGGCCTTGAGACAAGCGACTCAAACCACCATTAACAATTCACCTTTTTTACACAACTGGTTTCCTTTCCCCTGATTTACAGTAGGATAGCGGGCGAAATTAAAATAATAATTTTAATAACCACCTATTAATGATGACCATGGGGGAATTTTCATGTCAGCGTATGACTTAACGCTACTCATTCATATCGTGCTTTTTTGCTATTGGCTAGGCGGCGACGTGGGGGTATTTTATTCAAGCAAATTTGTAGTGGACCCATCCCTGCAACGCGAAACCCGATTGATAGCTACCAAGATCATGATGGGCTGCGATTTGATCCCCAAAATCTGCATGACGATGATGCTCACCGTTGGTGGGATACTCAGCGAATTTCACGGCATCACTCACCCTACCTGGCAGATGGTCGGTATCGTTTTATTGGGGCCATTCTGGGTAAGTATTGTCTTACTTCTGCACTTCAAACATAACGCCAGCTATATTCCTCTGCTGACCAAATTTGATTTTTATTTGCGCTGGTTAATCGTCATTGGCTTGATTGTCTCAACCAGCTATTCCTGGATGACTGGCCGCCTGGCAGATGACCCATGGATGGCTGGCAAACTGATTGTCTTTGCCGGTCTGGTATTTTGCGGGCTAATGATTCGTGTTGGCTTAAAAGATTTTGGCGCCAGCTACGGTAAAATTATTGCTGATAAGGTCACTGACGAAGACAACCAAAAAATGATCGCCAGTCTGGACCGGGTTAGACCCTGGGTTTACACC encodes:
- a CDS encoding heme-binding beta-barrel domain-containing protein — translated: MSSTIINSVDFGPLAGLVGLWKGDKGMDIAPESDGSKEANPYYEELLIEVAGGATNAEKQRLAVLRYHQKVFRVSDGQQFHDQIGYWIWDADDQRVMFTLSIPRGVSLVAGGIADVDGETATLTVESAEGSDWGVAQSPFMRDNAKTKGFKMQLSVNGDAMEYSQTTFLDIYGREFDHTDNSTLRRV